The bacterium genome has a segment encoding these proteins:
- a CDS encoding porin family protein, with amino-acid sequence MMKNKFFLTILLGISLLSFTAKAQENNGFHVAADLNFGVGVAADGGETESDTGVGVSLRVGYQLTDEWIGMIDLFTTAYSKNDVDTKNNGFMLGGQYYLQDNAYIRPSIGLSKLKVDTEILGTSVSAESDLGLALGFAGGYEFPINDFLVAGPTARVIYNNVADGGTFWNFSAGAEIKATF; translated from the coding sequence ATGATGAAAAATAAATTCTTTTTAACAATTCTTCTAGGGATAAGTTTGCTTAGCTTCACGGCAAAAGCACAAGAAAACAATGGCTTTCACGTAGCAGCAGATTTAAATTTTGGTGTTGGTGTTGCAGCTGATGGTGGTGAAACAGAATCTGATACAGGTGTTGGTGTAAGCTTAAGAGTAGGTTACCAGTTAACAGATGAGTGGATTGGAATGATTGACTTATTTACCACTGCGTACTCCAAAAATGATGTTGATACCAAGAACAATGGTTTTATGTTGGGTGGTCAATATTATTTACAAGACAATGCCTACATTAGACCTTCCATTGGTTTGTCTAAGCTTAAAGTAGACACTGAAATTTTAGGAACCAGCGTTTCAGCAGAAAGTGATTTAGGTTTGGCTTTAGGTTTTGCTGGGGGGTATGAATTTCCTATTAATGATTTCTTGGTTGCAGGACCAACAGCTAGGGTGATTTATAATAACGTTGCTGACGGAGGGACTTTTTGGAACTTTTCAGCAGGTGCAGAAATCAAAGCAACATTTTAA